The Geobacillus genomosp. 3 genome segment AAAAAAAAGCTGACCGTGCAAGACGTATCCGTCCACCTCGCCAATGCCGAGCAGTATAAGCTTGACTCATACACGGCGTTCCGCATCGAAGACAGCGTGAAAGAAGATTTGTCCCATTTGATCACCAAAGACATTGAAACGGTGTACAACAGCCGCGAGCTGATCAAACGGACGATTGAAAACAAAACGTATACGATCCACGAAAAAGCGTACCGGTTGGAAATTCATACACTCACCATTTTTACCCTTTTGGCTGTGGAAGTGAAATTGAAGCCCCTCCTTTAATACGTCATGCAGCCCGCAAAAAAGGAGGGGCAAAACGGCGTCCCGTCTCCGAAAAAAGCGTCTGCCCCCTCATCAGGCGGCAAAAGAGGGGGAAACAGCGCACAGCACCTCCTTGCCCCCTTCCGCTACCGTTCCGCCCGGCAAACGGCTTTCACATCGTCCACAATGCGGTCGACTTCTTCCCATGAAGCGATGGACGCGCCGGCCGCCAACGGATGGCCGCCGCCGCCGTACCGTTTGGCGACAACATTGATGATCGGCCCTTTCGAACGGAAGCGAACGCGAATTTCCTTCTCCTCCTCAACGAAAAACACCCAGGCGATGATGCCATCAATGTTGCCGAGCAACCCGACAAGCTGTGACGCTTCAAGCGGCGTGACGCCGTATTCCTCAAGCAGCGCCCGCGGCATTTTCACCGCCGCCACTCCTTCATCGATCGTGAAATTCGCCAACACATACCCACTCAAACGGGCGAGTGGCAGGCTCGTCCGATACAACCCGTCGTACAGTTCCGTCAGCGAAAAACCGTGCGAAATGAGCTCCCCGGCATAGCGGAACGTTTTTTCGCTCGTGCGCGGAAACAAAAAACGGCCCGTGTCGCCGACGATGCCGGCATAAATTAACCGCGCCGCCTCGGCGGTCATCGTCAACCCGTCGTCTTTGCCGGCCAAATACAGTTCGTAAATCATTTCGCTCGTCGAGCTGGCATCGGTGTCGACCCACATGATGTCACCGTACGGCGTATCGTTCGGGTGGTGATCGATTTTAATGAGCTTCCGCCCGAGCCGGTAGCGGCTGTCGCAAATCCGCTCCTCGTTCGCCGTGTCGCAGACGATGACGAGCGCCTGTTCATAGACGTCATCGTCAATGACATCCATGTTCCGCAAAAACGATAAAGACGGGTCATCCGTTCCGACCGCATACACTTGTTTTTCCGGAAATGACGCCCTTAGCAGCGCTGCGAGTCCGCCTTGCGAACCGTACGCGTCCGGGTCCGGGCGCACGTGGCGGTGGATGATGATCGTGTCAAATTGACGAATCGTTTCGAGAATGTTCCGACAGATGTCTTTCATCACTTCGTCCCCTTTTTCTTGCCTGTCATTTTCAACCGCTGGCATTTTTCCGTGTTTCTATGTACAATGGAAAAAGAAATCGACGACGGAGGGAACCAGCATGCCCGTATTGGTTATTTTCATTATATTTTTCTTTTCGTTTTACGTCTATTATAAAATCCGCTACGTCCGCGCCCAACGCCCGATGGAGCGCCAGTTTTACTCGGCAAAATCGAGCACGGCGCTCGGACTGTTTGTCGCCTTGTTCGGCATCAACCAGCTGTTTTTATACCAGACGACGGTCACGTATCTCATCTCCGCCATCTTTATCGCCTTAGGCTTCGGCAGCGCTTGGGCCGGCTTCCGTGCCTACCGTCACTATTTGCCGCAGGCGGTCGAAGAGGCGGAAAAAGCGGCGAAACAAAGCTGACCACGGGGTTCGCAACAAAAAGGAGGATGTCCGGCGCAAAGGATGGACATCCTTTTTTCGTTGCCGCTTACCGATCGATCAGCTGGCACATCATCATCGCCTTGCCGACGATCGCCCCTTCGTTATACACCTCGACATCCACTTTCCCGAACTTGCGTCCGAGCTCTAAAAGCTTCGCCTGCACATCGACTGTGCTGTCGATTTGCACCGGCTTGATGAAATAAATCGTGATGCTTTCCATCACCAAATCCCCTCGTTTGTACGCCCGCAGCATCCGCGCCGCCGCCTCGGTGACAATCGTTGTAAACACCCCATAAGAAAGCGTCCCCAAGTAGTTCGTCATTTGCGGGGTGATCGTGCAGCGAAACAGCGTCTCTTTGTCGCCTGACTCGCGGAACTGGGCGGTGACGAGATCATCGATCGTCTCGCCGACTTGCGGCTGGCGCTGCGCCATTTGCAACGCTTTTAATACGTCTTGGCGGCTGATGATCCCTTGCAGCCGGTTATGGTCATCGACGACCGGAAGGAGCTCGATGCCTTCCCATACCATAATGTGGGAAGCAAACGCGACCGACGTTTTTCCGTTCACCGTAATCGGCTGCTTCGTCATCACTTTTTCAATCGGCAGCTGCCGGTCCATATCGAGCACGTCTTTTGCCGTCACAATCCCTTGCACTTTGAGCTGTCCGTCGACGACCGGAAAGCGGCTATGGCGCGTCTCGCGATTTAACGTATACCAGCGCTCGACGGGATCGTCTGTATATAAATAGGCCGTTTTCTCGACAGGGGTGACAATGTCCTCAACGAGCACAATCTCCTTTTTGATCAGCTGGTCATAGATCGCCCGGTTGATCATCGTCGCAACCGTAAACGTATCGTAGCTCGTCGAAATGATCGGCAGCTGCCGCTCATCGGCGAGCTTTTTGACGTGGTCGGCCGTGTCAAACCCGCCGGTGATGAGCACGGCCGCCCCGGCTTCAAGCGCCAGTTCATGCGCCTTCGTCCGGTTGCCAACAATCAGCAAGTCGCCCGCACCCGTGTAGCGCATCATCGCTTCAAGCTGCATCGCTCCGATGACGAAGCGATTGAGCGTTTTGTGCAGCCCCTCGCGGCCGCCGAGCACTTGTCCGTCGACAATGTTGACGACTTCGGCGTACGTGAGCTTTTCGATGTTTTCTTTCCGCTTTTTCTCGATCCGAATCGTGCCGACGCGCTCGATGGTGCTTACGTATCCTTTGTTCTCCGCATCTTTGATCGCCCGGTACGCCGTCCCTTCGCTCACACCCATTTCCTTCGCGATCTGCCGGACGGAAATTTTTTCGCCGATCGGCAGCCGGTGGATGTATTCCAAAATTTGTTCATGTTTGGTTGCCAACGATCTTCACCCTTTACGTGTTGTTACTTTCATTATACAGGGCGCAGCGGCGGGGATTCAACGATCGCGCCGGCCATTAGAAAGCGCCCTTCCCGCTTTAGGGAGGGCGCCTCTGTTACAGTTCGATGCTTTCGCCTGGTTTCAGCGCGCGGCCGACACCCGGCGGCAGAAGCGAGACGAACCGTTCCGGGTCTTGGGCGATCGGCGGGAACGTGTTGTAATGGATCGGTACGACGAGGTTCGCTCCAAGCCATTCAGCCGCCACCGCCGCGTCTTCCGGCCCCATCGTGAAGCTGTCGCCGATCGGCAGGAATGCGACATCGATGTTATGGCGCTCGCCGATCAGCTTCATGTCGGAAAACAGCCCGGTGTCGCCGGCATGGTAAATCGTTTTGCCTTCGGCCGTGAACAAAATGCCGGTCGGCATGCCTAAATAAATGATTTGCTTGTCATCGGTCACAAACCCGGAGCTATGGAACGCCTGCGTAAACTTGACCGTGCCAAAATCAAATTGGCGCGCCCCGCCAATGTTCATGCCGAACGTTTCGACCCCTTGCCAGCTTAAATACGTCGCCAGTTCAAACGTCGCCACGACGAGGGCGTTGTTCCGCTTGGCGATCTCCACCGTGTCGCCGACATGATCCCCGTGCCCGTGCGTCAACAAAATGACATCCGCTTTCACATCTGCTGCGTTCAAATCGGTCGTCGCATTGCCGGTGATGAACGGGTCGATCAAAATCGTTTTTCCGTTCGTTTCCACGCGGACGACCGAATGGCCATGGTAGCTGATTTTCATCGCCACATCTCTCCTTTCCATTCCCATGATTCGCCGCCATCCGTCCATTTCCTTCTTTTCCCGCCTGTCCATTTACAAACGGCCCGTTTCTTGGTACGCTCAAAATGGACAACAGTGAAAAAAGGAAGGAAGGGAACGATGAACAAACGGCTGCAAGCATTTTCCTCTTGGCTTCAACAACAACATAGTTCATTCGCCTTCATCACGTCAAGTGCGAACGTGTTTTATTTGAGCGGCTTTTTTTGCGACCCGCACGAACGGCTGCTGGCGCTTTTGGTCTTTCCTGACGGCGAACCGGCGCTCGTCTGTCCGCAAATGGAAGCGCCGCGCGCCCGCCGGAGCGGCTTTCGGTATACGGTGATCGGCTATGACGACAGCGCCGACCCGTGGGACGACATCCACCGCCACCTCAAAGCGCGCGGCATCAAGGCCGTCTCGATTGCCGTTGAGAAAAACGATTTGTCGTTCGCCCGCTTCGAGCGGCTCTCGGCGCTGTTTCCGAACAGCCAATGGCTCGATGCCGAAGATAAGCTGCGCCAGCTTCGCCTGATCAAAGACGAACAAGAAATGAAAGCGCTGCGCCAGGCGGCGGAGCTCGCCGACAAGGCGGTCGAAATCGGCGTTTCGGCCATCCGCCCGGGCGTGACAGAGCTTGAACTTGTCGCCGTCATTGAATATGAGCTGAAAAAACTCGGCGTCGAAGCGATGTCGTTTCCGACGACCGTGCTCACCGGCGCGAAAACGGCCGACCCGCACGGCGCGCCGGGGACAGCGGCGGTCGCACCGGGCGATTTCGTCTTGTTCGATTTAGGCGTCATCGTGGACGGGTATTGTTCGGACATCACCCGCACCGTCATTTGTCAAACGGCAAGCGACGAACAGCGGCTCATGTACGACACCGTCCGGCGCGCCCAACAAGCCGCCATCGACGTCTGCCGGCCGGGAACAGCCATGAAAGCGGTCGATGGCGCCGCCCGAACCGTCATCACCGAAGCCGGCTACGGGAACTATTTCACTCACCGCGTCGGCCACGGCTTAGGAATCGAAATCCACGAATACCCGTCGCTTCATGGCGCAAATAGCGAGCCGCTCGCCCCCGGCATGGTGTTTACGATCGAACCGGGCATTTACATTCCGTCCATCGGCGGCGTGCGCATTGAAGACGACGTCGCCGTCACAAACGGCGGCGTTGAGGTGTTGACGTCGTTTTCGAAGGAGCTGCTTATGGTATAACGGGAACGTTGTCGGCGCATGAGCGCAGCAAAAAAGCTGTCCGCCGGCTCTGTCTGCAGACCGGTCGGACAGCTTTTTCCCTCTTCATCCTGTAAGCACAGAATGAACATCCGTATACGGCATGTTGTGCGCCGCCGCCACGGCTTCGTACACGATGTGCCCGTCAAGCGTGTTGATCCCTTTTAACAGCGCCGGGTTGTCGAGACAGGCGGTGCGGTAGCCTTTGTTGGCGATTTGCAAGGCGTACGGGATCGTGACGTTCGTTAAGGCGAACGTCGATGTGCGCGGCACCGCGCCCGGCATGTTGGCGACGGCGTAATGGACGACGCCGTGCTTGACATATGTCGGGTCATCGTGCGTCGTGACGCGGTCGGTCGTTTCGAAAATGCCGCCTTGGTCGATGGCAATGTCGACCAACACCGACCCTGGCATCATCGAGCGCACCATCTCTTCCGTCACCAGCTTCGGCGCTTTCGCCCCCGGGATCAAGACAGCGCCGACGACCAAGTCCGATTCGCGCACGCACTCGCCGATATGGTACGAGTTGGACATCAAGGTCGTCACGTGGTCGCCGAACAAGTCATCCAACTCGCGGAGCCGCTCGGCGTTAATGTCCAAAATCGTCACGTCCGCCCCGAGCCCGACCGCGATTTTTGCCGCGTTCGTCCCCGCCGTTCCGCCGCCGATGATCGTCACTTTGCCGCGCCGCACCCCAGGGACTCCGCCAAGCAAAATGCCTTTCCCGCCGTGCGGCTTTTCAAGAAATTGGGCGCCGACTTGCACCGACATGCGGCCGGCGACTTCGCTCATCGGCGTCAACAGCGGCAGCGAGCCGTTCGCCAGCTGCACCGTCTCGTAAGCGATGCCGACCACCTTTTGCTCGACAAGCGCTTTCGTGAGCGCTTCGGCCGCCGCCAAATGCAAATACGTAAACAAAATGAGCCCTGGACGGAAGTAGCGAAACTCTTCCGGCAGCGGCTCTTTCACTTTCAACACCATCTCCGCCGCCCAGGCGTCTTCCGCGTTCGGCACGATCACCGCGCCGGCTTTTTCATACTCGCTGTCGGTGAAGCCGGATTCGGCGCCGGCATTCGTTTCGACATACACGTCATGCCCGGCTTTGACGAGCGTCATCACGCCGGCCGGGGTGATGGCGACGCGGTTTTCGTTGTTTTTGATTTCCTTCGGAATGCCGATTTTCATCGTTTTTCCTCCTTTTTCCGTTCCGTTCACTCCCTTATTGTTTCCCTTTCGGCCAGAAAGCAAACAGAACGCGGTCAGGCGCACTTATTGGAAAACGTGACGATAAATGACGTTCTCTCCGCCCGTGACGTCAATGACCGCCCCGGTGATGAAATCCGAATCATCGTCACACAAAAAAGCGATGACGCGGGCGATGTCTTCACCCGTGCCCGGGCGCCCGACCGGCGCTTCGGCATCCGGCTTGGCGCGAGCAGCGGCGATCCCGGCTTCCTTCATAGCGCCGACAATGTTGCCTGGGCATACCATATTGGCGGTGATGCCGTATCCCGCTTCCTCCAAGGCGATCGTTTTCGTCAGCGACACGAGCCCGACTTTCGCCGCCCCGAACGCCGAGCGGTACAACCATCCCGGCGCATCGGCCGCTCCTTGAAATCCGTACGTAATGATGCGGCCAAACCGTTGGCGGCGCATAATCGGGACCGTCCGCTTCACTAAATGAAACACCGCGCTTAAGTTTCCTTCGATCATCGTATACCATTCATCGTCCGTATAATCGGCCAGCTTTTTCCGCTCAAAAATGTAAGGACCTGCGTTGTTAATGAGGCAATCAATGCGGCCGTACCGCTCCATGGCCGCATCCACCAACCGCGTCAAATCCTCTTTTCTTGTTACATCCCCTTTCACAAACTGAAGGCGGTCGGCGGCACTGCGGTGTTTCTCAGCAAGCGAGTGCACCGCCTGTTCGTCGCTCCGGTAGTTCACCGTCACCGAATAGCCTTTCTCAAGCAGCAGCTCGGTCACCTTTCTCCCCAATCCTTTCGCTCCGGCCGTGATCAACGCATGCCGCACCATTCTCCCTCCTCATCACGATTTGCTGTCTCATTTTTACTTTACTACAAACAAGGAGGAATACAAAAAAATAACCATAGCGCATAGGCGCCATGGTTATTCGCCGACTTCGCGGCGCGGGTCGTAATACGATTCATCATCCTCAATAATGCCACTCTCGTACGATTCGGTAATTTGTTCGGTGATCGTCTGCACTTCTTCTTCCTCATACTTCCAGCCGTCATACCGCTTTTCCATCGCCCTTCCTCCCTTTTTTCACAAAATCTCAATATATGGTCTAGTTTCCCGCCAGTCAAACGAGGGTATACTATATATAGAGATAACATTTTTATCCAAAGGGAGTGGGAGAATATGACCACAATATACAAAACGATCGTCGTCGCCGTCGATGGCTCGAAGGAAGCGGAATGGGCGTTGAAAAAAGCGATCCAAATCGCCAAGCGAAACGGGGCGAAGCTCATTTTGTCCCATATCATCGACTTGCGCGGCTTTACGACGGTCGAGGCGCACGATTATGCCCTTGCCGAACGGTCGGAACAGTATGCAAACGAACTGCTCGAGCGGTATAAAAACGAAGCCATCGCCGCCGGGCTCAATGACGTCGAGACCGATATCGAGTTCGGCTCGCCGAAAGTGAAAATCGCCAAAGAAGTGGCGCCGAAATATAAAGCCGATTTGATCATTTGCGGCGCAACCGGATTAAACGCCGTCGAACGGCTGCTCATTGGCAGCGTCTCGGAAAACATCGTCCGCCATGCGAAATGCGATGTGCTTGTTGTGCGGACGCCGAAAGAATAGCCTTCCGCGCCCAACGAACGCATCCATTCTCTGCGCCGCCGGTGAATGCCAAAAAAACACCCCGCCGTTACGGGGTGTTTAGCTTTTCTTTCGCTTTTTCAATCGCCGCC includes the following:
- a CDS encoding CBS domain-containing protein, producing MATKHEQILEYIHRLPIGEKISVRQIAKEMGVSEGTAYRAIKDAENKGYVSTIERVGTIRIEKKRKENIEKLTYAEVVNIVDGQVLGGREGLHKTLNRFVIGAMQLEAMMRYTGAGDLLIVGNRTKAHELALEAGAAVLITGGFDTADHVKKLADERQLPIISTSYDTFTVATMINRAIYDQLIKKEIVLVEDIVTPVEKTAYLYTDDPVERWYTLNRETRHSRFPVVDGQLKVQGIVTAKDVLDMDRQLPIEKVMTKQPITVNGKTSVAFASHIMVWEGIELLPVVDDHNRLQGIISRQDVLKALQMAQRQPQVGETIDDLVTAQFRESGDKETLFRCTITPQMTNYLGTLSYGVFTTIVTEAAARMLRAYKRGDLVMESITIYFIKPVQIDSTVDVQAKLLELGRKFGKVDVEVYNEGAIVGKAMMMCQLIDR
- a CDS encoding M24 family metallopeptidase, with translation MNKRLQAFSSWLQQQHSSFAFITSSANVFYLSGFFCDPHERLLALLVFPDGEPALVCPQMEAPRARRSGFRYTVIGYDDSADPWDDIHRHLKARGIKAVSIAVEKNDLSFARFERLSALFPNSQWLDAEDKLRQLRLIKDEQEMKALRQAAELADKAVEIGVSAIRPGVTELELVAVIEYELKKLGVEAMSFPTTVLTGAKTADPHGAPGTAAVAPGDFVLFDLGVIVDGYCSDITRTVICQTASDEQRLMYDTVRRAQQAAIDVCRPGTAMKAVDGAARTVITEAGYGNYFTHRVGHGLGIEIHEYPSLHGANSEPLAPGMVFTIEPGIYIPSIGGVRIEDDVAVTNGGVEVLTSFSKELLMV
- the ytrI gene encoding sporulation membrane protein YtrI, whose translation is MRIPPYYQSPSWQRFFAGAAIGALISWFVFLYIFGVLQEKQVRHVNELNEQIADLQNEIRIWQEDYIHYNKEMKKKLTVQDVSVHLANAEQYKLDSYTAFRIEDSVKEDLSHLITKDIETVYNSRELIKRTIENKTYTIHEKAYRLEIHTLTIFTLLAVEVKLKPLL
- the ald gene encoding alanine dehydrogenase — protein: MKIGIPKEIKNNENRVAITPAGVMTLVKAGHDVYVETNAGAESGFTDSEYEKAGAVIVPNAEDAWAAEMVLKVKEPLPEEFRYFRPGLILFTYLHLAAAEALTKALVEQKVVGIAYETVQLANGSLPLLTPMSEVAGRMSVQVGAQFLEKPHGGKGILLGGVPGVRRGKVTIIGGGTAGTNAAKIAVGLGADVTILDINAERLRELDDLFGDHVTTLMSNSYHIGECVRESDLVVGAVLIPGAKAPKLVTEEMVRSMMPGSVLVDIAIDQGGIFETTDRVTTHDDPTYVKHGVVHYAVANMPGAVPRTSTFALTNVTIPYALQIANKGYRTACLDNPALLKGINTLDGHIVYEAVAAAHNMPYTDVHSVLTG
- a CDS encoding universal stress protein, with product MTTIYKTIVVAVDGSKEAEWALKKAIQIAKRNGAKLILSHIIDLRGFTTVEAHDYALAERSEQYANELLERYKNEAIAAGLNDVETDIEFGSPKVKIAKEVAPKYKADLIICGATGLNAVERLLIGSVSENIVRHAKCDVLVVRTPKE
- a CDS encoding YtpI family protein; the protein is MPVLVIFIIFFFSFYVYYKIRYVRAQRPMERQFYSAKSSTALGLFVALFGINQLFLYQTTVTYLISAIFIALGFGSAWAGFRAYRHYLPQAVEEAEKAAKQS
- a CDS encoding metal-dependent hydrolase, translating into MKISYHGHSVVRVETNGKTILIDPFITGNATTDLNAADVKADVILLTHGHGDHVGDTVEIAKRNNALVVATFELATYLSWQGVETFGMNIGGARQFDFGTVKFTQAFHSSGFVTDDKQIIYLGMPTGILFTAEGKTIYHAGDTGLFSDMKLIGERHNIDVAFLPIGDSFTMGPEDAAVAAEWLGANLVVPIHYNTFPPIAQDPERFVSLLPPGVGRALKPGESIEL
- a CDS encoding DHH family phosphoesterase, whose protein sequence is MKDICRNILETIRQFDTIIIHRHVRPDPDAYGSQGGLAALLRASFPEKQVYAVGTDDPSLSFLRNMDVIDDDVYEQALVIVCDTANEERICDSRYRLGRKLIKIDHHPNDTPYGDIMWVDTDASSTSEMIYELYLAGKDDGLTMTAEAARLIYAGIVGDTGRFLFPRTSEKTFRYAGELISHGFSLTELYDGLYRTSLPLARLSGYVLANFTIDEGVAAVKMPRALLEEYGVTPLEASQLVGLLGNIDGIIAWVFFVEEEKEIRVRFRSKGPIINVVAKRYGGGGHPLAAGASIASWEEVDRIVDDVKAVCRAER
- a CDS encoding SDR family oxidoreductase, with product MRHALITAGAKGLGRKVTELLLEKGYSVTVNYRSDEQAVHSLAEKHRSAADRLQFVKGDVTRKEDLTRLVDAAMERYGRIDCLINNAGPYIFERKKLADYTDDEWYTMIEGNLSAVFHLVKRTVPIMRRQRFGRIITYGFQGAADAPGWLYRSAFGAAKVGLVSLTKTIALEEAGYGITANMVCPGNIVGAMKEAGIAAARAKPDAEAPVGRPGTGEDIARVIAFLCDDDSDFITGAVIDVTGGENVIYRHVFQ